In the Hordeum vulgare subsp. vulgare chromosome 7H, MorexV3_pseudomolecules_assembly, whole genome shotgun sequence genome, one interval contains:
- the LOC123411638 gene encoding peroxidase 1-like, which produces MASSGSLAGLAVLLTAVLCLQLPVHSRAQLRVGFYNTTCPNAEAIVRQAVTAAFATNSGVAAGLIRLHFHDCFVEGCDSSVLLSVNPGGGTTERDAAPNNPSLRGFEVVNAARAALEQSCPRTVSCADILAFAARDSVNITGSNAFYQVPSGRRDGNLSTDAGAFTLPGPNLTAAGLVTGFEMRGLNAEDMVVLSGSHTLGRSHCSSFIFKNRERLASGTISPAYQALLEALCPANTGQFTNVTTEIDLSTPVVLDNNYYKLVQLNLGLHFSDDQLIRNATLKAFVDAFAANETLWKDKFIAAMIKMGNIAPKTGTQGQIRLNCSLVNPSSSSSSASYAGAIEMLRRPGSHDKVAMA; this is translated from the exons ATGGCGAGCAGCGGCAGCCTGGCCGGTCTGGCGGTGCTGCTCACCGCCGTGCTGTGCCTGCAGCTGCCGGTCCACAGCCGCGCCCAGCTGCGCGTCGGGttctacaacaccacctgccccaACGCCGAGGCCATCGTCCGGCAGGCCGTCACCGCCGCCTTCGCCACCAACTCCGGCGTCGCCGCCGGCCTCATCCGCCTCCACTTCCACGACTGCTTCGTCGAG GGCTGTGATTCATCGGTGCTCCTGTCCGTCAACCCCGGCGGAGGCACGACGGAGCGTGACGCGGCGCCGAACAACCCGAGCTTGCGTGGCTTCGAGGTCGTGAACGCCGCCAGGGCCGCATTGGAGCAGAGCTGCCCGCGCACGGTGTCATGCGCCGACATCCTGGCCTTCGCCGCCCGGGACAGCGTGAACATCACCGGCAGCAACGCCTTCTACCAGGTCCCCTCCGGCCGCCGCGACGGTAACCTCTCGACCGACGCCGGCGCGTTCACCCTCCCGGGGCCGAACCTGACGGCGGCCGGCCTCGTCACAGGGTTCGAGATGAGGGGCCTCAACGCGGAGGACATGGTGGTCCTGTCGGGCTCCCACACCCTGGGCCGCTCCCACTGCAGCTCCTTCATCTTCAAGAACCGCGAGAGGCTGGCGAGCGGCACGATCAGCCCGGCGTACCAGGCGCTGCTGGAGGCGCTGTGCCCGGCCAACACGGGGCAGTTCACCAACGTGACGACGGAGATCGACCTGAGCACGCCGGTGGTGCtggacaacaactactacaagctGGTGCAGCTCAACCTGGGCCTGCACTTCTCCGACGACCAGCTCATCCGcaacgccaccctcaaggccttcgTCGACGCCTTCGCCGCCAACGAGACGCTGTGGAAGGACAAGTTCATCGCCGCCATGATCAAGATGGGCAACATCGCGCCCAAGACCGGCACGCAGGGCCAGATCCGCCTCAACTGCAGCCTCGTCaacccgtcctcctcctcttcgtccGCTTCTTACGCTGGGGCGATCGAGATGCTCCGCCGCCCGGGCTCGCACGACAAGGTCGCCATGGCCTGA